The following coding sequences are from one Treponema parvum window:
- a CDS encoding ABC transporter ATP-binding protein, whose protein sequence is MDTYKRLFKYTPEKIHCVYISVVCAVLGVASQMGAFWFLWKFLYALLVTKNVTDGSMYATVIVSLLAGYSVVYFAALWASHVLGFRLESNLRKTAIKHLMNASFAFFDMNPSGKIRKLIDDNAQETHMLVAHLIPDNISALFTPIFMFIIVFAVDVKLGFLLLGVALIGGAQMMFMMGNKNFMQKYQAALERMNAEAVEYVRGMQIVKIFKSTVESFKAFYEAITGYSDLAYKYTLSCRSPYVMFQVLFNLFAVFTIPAAIYFMNKGTDGNLIIAKIVFFVCIAGILFSAFMRVMYVGMYNFQAKSVVDKLENLFADMEKDNLEHGTEEKFDNFGIEFKNVSFGYTDEKILKDVSFTLEPNKTYALVGSSGGGKSTIAKLISGFYKINSGNVLIGGKDISSYSRNALMHSIAFVFQTSKLFKTSIFENVKMGNKNASDEEVMNALRLARCEDILAKFPEREKTVIGSKGVHLSGGEIQRVAIARAILKNADIIILDEASAAADPENEYEIQQAFSNLMKNKTVIMIAHRLSSIKNVDEILVVEDGNIIERGSDAELMQKCGKYSRLQKLYSQANEWRV, encoded by the coding sequence ATGGACACATATAAAAGATTGTTTAAATATACGCCGGAAAAAATACATTGCGTGTATATTTCGGTGGTGTGCGCCGTACTGGGAGTTGCTTCTCAGATGGGGGCATTTTGGTTTTTATGGAAGTTTTTGTACGCGCTTTTGGTTACAAAAAACGTTACGGACGGCTCGATGTACGCGACGGTGATCGTTTCGCTGTTGGCGGGCTATTCGGTTGTATACTTTGCCGCTTTGTGGGCGTCGCACGTACTCGGTTTTCGGCTTGAATCGAATTTGCGCAAAACCGCAATCAAACATTTGATGAACGCATCCTTTGCGTTTTTCGATATGAACCCGTCGGGAAAAATTCGCAAGCTCATAGACGACAACGCGCAGGAAACGCATATGCTGGTTGCGCATTTAATTCCCGACAATATTTCCGCGCTGTTTACGCCGATTTTTATGTTTATCATCGTGTTTGCGGTCGATGTAAAGCTCGGTTTTTTGCTCCTCGGCGTTGCGCTTATCGGCGGTGCGCAGATGATGTTTATGATGGGCAATAAAAACTTTATGCAGAAGTATCAAGCGGCATTGGAACGGATGAATGCCGAAGCGGTCGAATATGTGCGCGGTATGCAGATTGTAAAAATCTTTAAAAGCACCGTCGAATCCTTTAAGGCGTTTTACGAAGCGATTACCGGTTATTCGGATTTGGCATACAAGTACACGCTCAGCTGCCGTTCTCCGTATGTGATGTTTCAAGTGCTGTTTAACCTGTTTGCCGTCTTTACCATTCCTGCCGCCATTTATTTTATGAATAAGGGCACCGACGGAAATCTCATCATTGCAAAAATCGTCTTTTTTGTGTGCATTGCCGGCATTCTTTTTTCGGCGTTTATGCGCGTGATGTATGTCGGAATGTACAACTTTCAGGCAAAAAGCGTTGTGGATAAGCTCGAAAATCTTTTTGCGGACATGGAAAAAGACAATCTCGAACACGGCACGGAAGAAAAGTTTGACAACTTCGGAATCGAATTTAAAAACGTTTCGTTCGGCTATACCGACGAAAAGATTTTAAAAGACGTGAGCTTTACGTTGGAGCCGAACAAAACCTACGCGCTGGTCGGTTCGTCCGGAGGCGGGAAATCAACCATTGCAAAACTTATTTCCGGTTTTTATAAAATAAATTCAGGCAACGTTTTAATCGGCGGAAAGGATATTTCGTCATATTCACGGAATGCGCTTATGCACAGTATCGCCTTTGTGTTCCAAACGTCGAAGCTTTTTAAAACGAGCATTTTTGAAAACGTCAAAATGGGTAATAAAAATGCAAGCGATGAAGAAGTGATGAACGCGCTCCGGCTCGCCCGCTGCGAAGACATTTTGGCAAAATTCCCCGAACGTGAAAAAACGGTTATCGGTTCAAAAGGCGTGCACTTATCCGGCGGAGAAATTCAGCGCGTTGCGATCGCCCGCGCTATTTTGAAAAACGCGGACATTATCATTTTGGACGAAGCCTCCGCGGCCGCCGACCCCGAAAACGAATACGAAATTCAGCAGGCATTTTCCAATTTGATGAAAAACAAAACGGTTATTATGATTGCGCACCGCCTCAGCTCGATTAAAAATGTCGACGAGATTTTAGTTGTCGAAGACGGAAACATCATCGAGCGCGGCAGCGACGCCGAGCTTATGCAAAAATGCGGAAAGTATAGCCGGCTGCAAAAGCTATATTCTCAAGCAAATGAGTGGAGAGTCTAA
- a CDS encoding VOC family protein — MQTNYQDIGFELKFIEEDGAWAEFDLGETSFALLQRPAEKGAVQPAKTRIMFEVNDIEKMRRHLISLGVKLIGDIREEAYGKLLTFEDPDGHWLKFFENKRA, encoded by the coding sequence ATGCAGACAAATTATCAAGACATCGGTTTTGAACTCAAGTTTATTGAAGAGGACGGTGCTTGGGCGGAATTCGATTTAGGAGAAACGTCGTTCGCCCTATTGCAACGACCTGCGGAAAAAGGTGCGGTACAGCCTGCAAAAACACGGATTATGTTCGAGGTAAATGATATTGAAAAAATGCGGCGGCATTTGATTTCTCTCGGCGTCAAACTGATCGGAGATATCAGGGAAGAAGCCTACGGGAAATTGCTCACCTTTGAAGACCCCGACGGGCATTGGCTGAAGTTTTTTGAAAACAAGCGGGCTTGA